The DNA region GGAGGACGAGGAGCGCATCCAGGCAGCCGGGGTGGACGGCTTCCTGGCCAAGCCGTTTACCATGGAAGAGCTACGGGACATCCTGGACAGCGTCCTGCAGTAGGCCGCGCTCCTGCTGCGCCAAAGCCGGTCCGGCCGCGCCCGCGCTACGGACGTCCACCGCGTACGTCTCTGGAAATAATATCCTGCCGGTTGTTCCTGCCGGCAGTTGGTTGTATCCTGTAAGGAACCATCCTCACCATTGGCCTGGAGATATACCCATGGACACACCGCCCCCGCCGCCTCCTGTCGAGCTCGAATCCTCGCTGCGCAACCTGACCATCCTTATCTACGTCCTCTACGCCCTCAGCTTCTTCGCCGGCATCACGCTGCTCATCGGCGTCGTGGTGGCGTACGTGAAGCGGCCGGACACGGTGCGCACCATCTACTATAGCCACCTCTCCTACCTCATCCGAACCTTCTGGTGGACGCTCGCCCTTTCCATCATCGGCGCACTCACGCTGTTCATCGGCATCGGCGCCATCATTCTGCTGGGGGTCTACGTCTATCTCGTGGTCCGGCTGGTCATCGGCTTCGTCAAGCTGTGGGACCGCCGGACGGTCTGATAGCCGGGGAATCTTCCACGCTCAGGCGGCCGGGTATTCCAGTCGCCCTATAGTTCACGTTGGAATCGCCGATATGATTTATATCGGCAACCAACCGAGCTCAGGAGACCCCATGCGCATAGACAACGATATCCAACCGGCGATGATCGTCCGGCAGAACACCGATGCGTTGGAAAAGGAAGCTGCAGCCAGCGGCAAAACCGGCGACATCGTCAGCATCTCGGGCAAGGCCAAAGAGCTGGCCAAGGCCCGCCAGAAAAACATGGACGGCGCGTTGCAGAACGTCGGCCAGGATGAAGAAGGCGATAAGTCTTCCTCCGAGTTGCGCATGGAGCAGATCGAGAAGCGCATCAAGGAGCTGCAGCAGAAGATCAGGGAGCTGCAGCAGAGCGACCTGCCCGAGAAGCAGAAGCAGCAACAACTTGCGGCCCTTCAGCAAGAGCTGACCACACTGCAGCAGGAGCTGGGCGAGCTCAAGAATGGAGGAGGCGGCGCCTCCGGCATGATCAGCGGCACCCCGGCTCAGGGATTCGCCAACAGCCTCACTTGATCCGGTTTGACTCCCGTCTTCCGGCTCAGGCAGAGGGCAGAACGCCACGCTCCTCCAGGTAGGCCACCACGCGGGTGGTCTCGGCCGCGGCCATGGTTCCGCCCAGGCTGATGGCCACGGCGCAGGCCTCCAGAATCTCATCCGCGCTTGCGCCCAGGGCCAGAGCCTCCCCTGTCTGAAAAAGAATGCACCCGCGGCAGCCGGCTACGATAGCCGCCGTCATGGCCATCAGTCGCTTGGTCTTGCCGTCCAGCGCGCCACCCTTGTAAGCCTCGCTCGTCATGGTGTGATAGGCCTCGTCCAGGCCGGGCATCGCGTCCAGGTACCGTGCGAACAGCTCGTGTATCCGCTCGTGCAACGCTATCTGATTTTCCATGATATCTTCTCCTGTGCTCTGGGTTTCGGCGGATTGCTTCCGCCCATTCCGAAACGCCAGCATGCAGGAACCGGCCAGCCAAGGCCAACGCGAATGATGAATCGCTGCAATCAGCGCGGGGCATGACGCCTGTCGCGGCCTGCGCGCTCGAAATCGTCAACCGTCAGAAATCCCCTGAGGCTTTTCCCGTGTCCACGCGAAATATTTTTACGCCGTAGGGTTCCGCGGTACTGTGCACCGCGGCCTCACGTATGCTATGAAGCCCTCATGATGAACCACTCCGTTTCCCCTGCTCCCCGTTGGTATGCGCCGCTTGCCGCGGTGGCGCTGCTCTGCGTACTCTGCACCCTGGCCGCCTGCGGCGGAGAAAAACCTGCGGACACCAGCCAGTCCCAACCGCCCACCGTGCAGACGCAGCGTGTCGCCGGGTATGACTTCAGCAGGGTCGTCTCGGGCATCGACAGCCTGGAGTCGCCGGCCGCCGTGCCGATACGCTCCGGCGTGGAAAGCACCATAGAGACCGTGCACGTGCAGGAAGGCGCGGCGGTGCGCAAGGGCGAGATCCTCTTCTCCCTGGACGCCCGCGCCGTGGAGGGCCAGCTGCGCACGGCCAGGGCCGACCTGGAAAGCGCCCGCGCCGACCTGGCCAAGGCGGAAGCTGAAAACCGGGACAACGCGCGGCAAGACGCCGCGGCCGAGGTGGCGCGCCAGGAATCCCGCATGCGGAATCTGGAAAAAGGTCTTGAAAACAACACAATAATCGCGCCCCAGGACGGCGTTGTCACCGAGTGCAACGTAGAGCGCGGCGACCATGTGGAGGCCGGCCAGACCCTGGCGACACTGCTCCAGGTCAACCCGCTGGAGCTCTCGCTGTACATTCCCAGGGAGTACCTGAACCGAGTCAAGCCCGGCCAGCATGCGGTGGTGCGCCTGGAGACCGGCCTCATCGATGAGCACGAGGGCGTGGTCATCCGCGTGGACCCCGCCGTGGACCCTGCGACGAACAAGTTCCAGGTGACGCTGCAGGTGGATAACTCGGACAAGCTGCTCGGGCCGGGCGCCTTTGCGAGCGCCAATATCTATCTGGACGAGCACCTGAGCAGCCCGGCCGTGCCCGAGAAGGCCCTGGTCTCCGGTCCTTCCGGCTACTCGGTGTTCGTGGTGCAGGACGGCGTGGCCGTTCTCAAGCCGGTCAAGACAGGACGCCGCCGACCCGGCCTGGTGGAGATCGTGAACGGCGTTGCCGTGGGCGACAAGGTCATCGTGGCCGGCCAGGCCCGGCTCAAAAGCGGAAGCCCGGTCCACGCAGAAGGCGGCGCGGAAAACGAGATGGAAGGCGACGCGCAACGACACGCCGCGCTTGGCGGATCATGACCTGAGGGGCCGTCCACACCTGCTGGTCCGGACTGTGCCGCTGGGGCTGCGTGCCGTCAGATGCCCAGCAGGGCGGCGAGCTTGGGCAGAAAGATGATCACGCCGATGGCCACGGAGAAGCAGGCGGCGAGCATCACCGCGCCGGCCATGCAGTCTTTGACGATGCCAATGCGCGGATCGCGCTCCGGGCTGACCACATCGGCCAGGTTCTCCACAGCCGTGTTCGCCAGCTCCAGGCACAGCACCAGCGCCGCAATGGCCAGAATCACCGCGAGCTCCACGCGGGAAACGCCCAGTACCAGCGCCGCCAACAGGATAACGGCAAGGATGGCCGTGTGCGTGCGCATGTTGCGCTCGCTGCGGTAGGTATGCACGATGCCGGACAGTGCGTAGCCGGC from Oceanidesulfovibrio marinus includes:
- a CDS encoding DUF4870 family protein; translated protein: MDTPPPPPPVELESSLRNLTILIYVLYALSFFAGITLLIGVVVAYVKRPDTVRTIYYSHLSYLIRTFWWTLALSIIGALTLFIGIGAIILLGVYVYLVVRLVIGFVKLWDRRTV
- a CDS encoding carboxymuconolactone decarboxylase family protein translates to MENQIALHERIHELFARYLDAMPGLDEAYHTMTSEAYKGGALDGKTKRLMAMTAAIVAGCRGCILFQTGEALALGASADEILEACAVAISLGGTMAAAETTRVVAYLEERGVLPSA
- a CDS encoding efflux RND transporter periplasmic adaptor subunit, with the protein product MMNHSVSPAPRWYAPLAAVALLCVLCTLAACGGEKPADTSQSQPPTVQTQRVAGYDFSRVVSGIDSLESPAAVPIRSGVESTIETVHVQEGAAVRKGEILFSLDARAVEGQLRTARADLESARADLAKAEAENRDNARQDAAAEVARQESRMRNLEKGLENNTIIAPQDGVVTECNVERGDHVEAGQTLATLLQVNPLELSLYIPREYLNRVKPGQHAVVRLETGLIDEHEGVVIRVDPAVDPATNKFQVTLQVDNSDKLLGPGAFASANIYLDEHLSSPAVPEKALVSGPSGYSVFVVQDGVAVLKPVKTGRRRPGLVEIVNGVAVGDKVIVAGQARLKSGSPVHAEGGAENEMEGDAQRHAALGGS
- a CDS encoding diacylglycerol kinase, giving the protein MRRFLKSAGYALSGIVHTYRSERNMRTHTAILAVILLAALVLGVSRVELAVILAIAALVLCLELANTAVENLADVVSPERDPRIGIVKDCMAGAVMLAACFSVAIGVIIFLPKLAALLGI